A DNA window from Selenomonas sp. oral taxon 126 contains the following coding sequences:
- a CDS encoding HipA domain-containing protein yields the protein MINFNEQEEIFNHKFAGSERKKAFLFCGRLHMVKFPDPVRAAKNKLSYMNNQFSEDIGCKIFRSVGIPTQKTFLGTYTNPEGMRKIVVACEDFCSNGYELMEFSKLARMNTDSEARNHWVCNIEDVMDTIDHIPKIADTQKEAFKKHFWDMFVVDALIGNGDRHLDNWGVLTKGNIIKDAPVYDCGSSLSALLSDERMAQNLDNAADFSSAEYNIPSAYTYCGKRVFYHELFKNPPDGLKEAVQRR from the coding sequence ATGATAAACTTTAATGAACAAGAAGAAATCTTCAATCATAAGTTTGCCGGATCTGAACGAAAAAAAGCCTTTTTGTTTTGCGGACGGCTTCACATGGTGAAATTTCCCGACCCTGTTCGTGCTGCCAAAAATAAACTGAGCTATATGAACAACCAGTTTTCAGAAGACATTGGATGTAAAATATTTCGCTCCGTCGGCATTCCTACACAGAAAACCTTTTTAGGGACGTATACGAATCCTGAAGGAATGCGAAAAATTGTTGTCGCTTGCGAAGATTTTTGTTCCAACGGGTACGAACTTATGGAGTTCAGCAAACTTGCCCGTATGAATACGGACAGTGAAGCGCGAAATCACTGGGTCTGCAATATTGAGGATGTCATGGACACTATCGATCATATACCTAAAATTGCTGATACGCAGAAAGAGGCGTTCAAAAAGCATTTTTGGGATATGTTCGTTGTTGATGCCTTGATTGGAAATGGTGACCGGCACTTGGATAATTGGGGGGTTTTAACGAAAGGAAATATCATCAAGGACGCTCCTGTATACGATTGCGGATCGTCTCTTTCCGCTTTATTATCCGATGAGCGTATGGCACAGAATTTAGACAATGCCGCAGATTTCAGCAGTGCAGAGTATAATATTCCATCGGCTTATACATATTGCGGAAAACGGGTCTTCTATCATGAGCTTTTCAAAAACCCTCCGGATGGACTGAAAGAGGCAGTACAGCGGAGATGA
- a CDS encoding zincin-like metallopeptidase domain-containing protein, whose translation MAATQKKPYTKKTDEEIYEATTNKILSLMESGKLPWQKGWDGKVGASIFHVPINGKSGRPYGSPLNSLYLSCIMAEKESDDPRFFSIGVLKQQNKIHKERVEKYRAEGKEIPRELLWEYRTKEGAKPTTVLQRWHVTQDKYGNELPEDEQYWAKKYVALYHASDCLRREYHRDAEGNRLYGADGKPLYTDHPLKAYVEKEKRYTHEEVHEIAEAILAGSHAVIKHDQADRAFYSLSNDEIHLPPKEAFPELADYYATALHELAHWTRHASRLDRERFGGFGSPDYAREELRAELATAFLSQEFGLPSNIEGHAAYLQSWMQELKEDKTAFVQAVSDAKQIVGYIKDFIPAHLRARTEDAPPVEVAAPEKEAQERVQSPQLVEAEMKQRTNERLVEIKDTDFIPQHTDDSLHVTVFQPKEGRDAAQGSRFIQDFDRVYDANFDRETFSLDRLYEKLNRDDRPNADTMRSMSVGDLIEVDARVFRVGSVGFEEMQLHPYKDDFILTTASSESIQKQQEEAREAVGEELYTAYQKKFHDVFYRGENPYLPIDRFADPRYREMDADYAKEFRERVYLCGLSSLRPTDEKGWRDADRLFAKTQLEAGVPFPRIAGAIQRNSPYAVISGDRAYGTKLARNVAAEREREKGRDRAASAAR comes from the coding sequence ATGGCAGCGACGCAGAAAAAACCGTATACCAAGAAAACTGACGAAGAAATCTATGAGGCGACAACCAATAAGATCCTCTCCCTCATGGAGAGCGGAAAGCTGCCGTGGCAAAAGGGATGGGACGGGAAGGTCGGCGCGTCGATCTTCCACGTTCCCATCAACGGGAAGTCGGGGCGTCCCTACGGCAGCCCCTTGAACAGCCTCTATCTGTCCTGCATCATGGCAGAGAAAGAGAGCGACGATCCGCGTTTTTTCTCCATCGGAGTTCTCAAGCAGCAGAACAAGATTCACAAAGAGCGTGTGGAAAAGTACCGTGCGGAGGGAAAGGAGATTCCGCGCGAACTCCTGTGGGAGTACCGCACGAAGGAGGGGGCGAAGCCGACCACCGTTTTGCAGCGTTGGCACGTCACGCAGGATAAATACGGCAACGAGCTGCCCGAGGATGAGCAATACTGGGCAAAGAAATACGTTGCGCTCTACCATGCTTCGGACTGTCTGCGCCGTGAATACCATCGGGACGCCGAGGGAAACCGCCTGTATGGAGCGGACGGCAAGCCTCTTTATACCGATCATCCCCTAAAGGCGTATGTGGAAAAGGAGAAGCGCTATACGCACGAGGAAGTCCATGAGATTGCCGAGGCAATCCTAGCGGGAAGCCATGCGGTCATCAAGCACGATCAGGCAGACCGTGCCTTTTACAGTCTGAGCAACGATGAGATCCACCTGCCGCCGAAGGAGGCATTCCCGGAGCTTGCGGACTACTATGCGACGGCGCTGCACGAACTCGCGCATTGGACGCGGCACGCCTCGCGCCTTGATAGGGAGAGGTTCGGAGGATTCGGCTCACCCGACTATGCGCGTGAGGAGCTGCGCGCCGAGCTTGCGACGGCGTTCCTCTCACAGGAGTTCGGACTTCCGTCGAACATCGAGGGTCATGCTGCGTATCTGCAAAGCTGGATGCAGGAACTCAAAGAGGACAAAACGGCGTTCGTGCAAGCCGTTTCGGATGCGAAGCAGATCGTAGGGTATATCAAAGACTTTATCCCTGCGCATCTGCGCGCACGCACAGAGGATGCCCCTCCGGTCGAGGTCGCAGCCCCCGAAAAAGAGGCGCAGGAGCGCGTACAGAGTCCGCAGCTCGTGGAGGCAGAAATGAAGCAGCGCACGAACGAGCGGCTTGTTGAGATCAAGGATACGGACTTCATCCCGCAGCACACGGATGATTCTCTGCACGTCACCGTATTTCAGCCGAAGGAGGGACGTGACGCTGCGCAGGGCAGCAGGTTCATCCAAGACTTTGACCGTGTATATGACGCCAATTTTGACCGCGAGACCTTCAGCCTTGATCGGCTCTACGAGAAGCTCAACCGCGACGACCGACCGAATGCCGATACGATGCGCAGCATGAGCGTCGGCGATCTCATCGAGGTGGACGCGCGCGTCTTTCGTGTCGGCAGCGTGGGCTTTGAGGAAATGCAGCTGCACCCGTACAAGGACGATTTCATCCTCACGACGGCTTCCTCCGAGAGCATCCAAAAACAGCAGGAGGAGGCGAGGGAAGCGGTCGGAGAGGAGCTATATACTGCCTATCAGAAGAAGTTTCATGATGTCTTCTATCGTGGGGAAAATCCGTATTTGCCGATTGATCGCTTTGCCGATCCGCGCTATCGTGAGATGGATGCGGACTACGCGAAGGAGTTTCGGGAGCGCGTCTATCTCTGCGGGCTGTCGAGTCTGCGCCCGACCGATGAGAAGGGATGGCGCGACGCAGATCGTCTCTTTGCAAAGACGCAGCTGGAGGCGGGTGTCCCGTTCCCGCGCATCGCGGGGGCAATCCAGCGCAACAGCCCCTACGCAGTCATCTCGGGCGATCGCGCCTACGGAACGAAACTCGCGCGAAATGTTGCCGCAGAACGTGAGCGGGAAAAGGGGCGGGACAGGGCTGCCAGTGCGGCACGATAG
- a CDS encoding helicase-related protein — protein sequence MGESVPGGGRGAELAPVDLSAIDYAADMSSTSGKRAVFARNLAAIRVMKALEEREVPPTSEELRLLRSYSGFGGIPEAFDPANKAWSKEYDALRRHLTEAEFSSARASTLNAHYTPSEVIAGIYEGLAHIGFQGGNVLEPSCGAGRFFDAMPEEMRNESRLFGVEVDALSARIARLAHPDAEIAQQGFERTRFADGSFDLAISNVPFGDEIITGDPKYLGKRLRIHDYFLNKMIDEVRPGGLVVAITSKGTMDKGKERVRSMLADKARLVTALRLPETAFSAAGTRVISDLLVFRKKDPARSPTEEQQDALAAVDWEGVVYHTPAGENINKYFYHNRAQVLGEFSTRSGAYGREQTVVPPEGQNLGAAIRERLTALPTGIYTPTPETLPIPVQEQREQRASMGFYVEDGALCFVDTEGARSVPEMSDKDRARVISAVHLRDAGHALLSAQQEECSNEELYALQKKLTERYEDHVRRYGRIVQDKTLKKLFGVDPGSNFIAAYEIYDSKKNFIRKADIFTERTIVPQRVPTEAESAADALTISMQQKGGVDLSYMAELTGKPASDLISELEFKQIFYDEAEGYVQADAYLSGDIRGKMEALEKRRAAIEKELAEGSGAEASPEARTALEAQLFRIQKNYAALDEVKPKDLEIGDISCGLGVSWLPTRYIEQFIEEKFQPGWSVAVAYSPETGEWQVKHPADARRNPATMRWGTKEKDAYELLSGALNFRTPVVYVPTDDDKKKIVDREKTIAAQMKQQEIKDAFQEWLIQDTQRVQFITDYYNRNFNNIRPREYSGAHLHFPGMSNSISLNAHQKDAVAHSLYGGSTLFAHCVGAGKTFEMVASIMEAKRLGISHKALMIVPGHLTEQTGEEFQRLYPQAKILVATKKDFEKQNRREFIARVATQNWDAVVMSYEQFKRIKVSQERQEALYASEIERIREALESENVIRSGDKPHSVRQLEKKKKSLEAKLEKLQQEGEKNREGVIDFEELGVDRLCVDEAHYFKNLYTPTRLSGVAGIGTSESDRSWDLYLKCQYINEITNNKGVIFATGTPVSNSMTELFTMQRYLAAPRLSAQKLSHFDAWAANFGEITVGLKPEGRDYQLKTRFAKFHNLPELMNMFKEFADIRTSDMLKGTIKVPEAEYVVERIQPSDEQREIIDTLAMRAQDIRSGKKNRVPKVDGGMTEDSMLLVTNTGRNLALDPRIIHPGLPDHKDSKVNRCVENVLATYRGNMENKGTQIIFCDQSTATGKGKGGFNVYDDIRTKLIRAGIPKEQIAFVQEMKTEKQKDALFQKVREGEVRVLLGSTDTLGVGTNVQHKLVATHDLSVPWRPADLEQRMGRIIRPGNENEKVKIFRYVTEGTFDAYMWQIVENKQRFISQIMTSKTPARSMQDVDETVLSYAEIKAIATGNPFIKEKMTLENDLSRIQIAKSAYLSQQQHLQNLIHRDYPAQIKEKKEALDRLLDDQQRMEEHTLQIDGKESFAITMNGVLYTDPKEAGKAWGEMQKVAGAMLRFQGEYKGLKCRVVIDHMTQTPMLALYHKSTYRVRIGERPQDTFTRLKHLSDTIVERITKQKEDIVQTENNLVRAKEEQGRPFAHAAEEREKTARLRELEGLMRASEEESIAATAVPAYKKLPEKSFAARIDEIARSKQRRTAPQRAAAAR from the coding sequence ATGGGGGAATCCGTACCGGGAGGAGGACGAGGAGCAGAACTAGCACCAGTCGATCTGTCTGCCATCGACTACGCGGCAGATATGTCCTCGACGAGCGGCAAGCGGGCGGTCTTTGCGCGCAATCTCGCGGCAATCCGCGTGATGAAAGCTCTGGAGGAGCGTGAAGTCCCGCCGACGAGCGAGGAGCTGCGCCTTTTGCGGAGCTACAGCGGCTTTGGTGGGATTCCCGAGGCGTTCGACCCTGCAAATAAGGCGTGGTCAAAGGAGTATGACGCGCTGCGCAGACATCTGACGGAGGCGGAATTTTCCTCTGCGCGTGCGTCTACCCTAAACGCCCACTACACGCCGTCCGAGGTCATTGCGGGAATCTATGAGGGGCTTGCCCATATCGGTTTTCAAGGCGGGAATGTGCTGGAGCCGTCGTGCGGCGCGGGGCGTTTCTTTGACGCGATGCCGGAGGAAATGCGAAATGAGAGCCGCCTGTTCGGCGTGGAGGTCGATGCGCTCTCTGCCCGCATTGCACGGCTTGCACATCCTGACGCAGAAATCGCGCAGCAGGGCTTTGAACGGACACGCTTTGCCGACGGGTCGTTCGATCTTGCCATCAGCAACGTGCCGTTTGGCGATGAGATTATCACGGGCGATCCGAAATACCTCGGCAAGCGGCTGCGTATCCATGACTACTTTCTGAACAAGATGATCGACGAGGTACGCCCCGGCGGTCTTGTGGTCGCAATCACCTCGAAGGGGACGATGGACAAGGGCAAGGAGCGCGTGCGCTCGATGCTCGCGGACAAGGCGCGCCTTGTGACGGCGCTGCGGCTGCCGGAGACGGCGTTTTCCGCTGCGGGTACGCGCGTAATCTCCGATCTGCTCGTCTTTCGGAAAAAAGATCCGGCGCGTTCGCCCACTGAGGAGCAGCAGGATGCCCTTGCCGCCGTGGACTGGGAGGGTGTTGTCTATCACACGCCGGCTGGGGAGAACATCAACAAGTATTTTTATCACAACCGCGCACAGGTGCTGGGGGAGTTCTCCACGCGGTCGGGGGCATACGGGCGCGAGCAGACCGTCGTTCCGCCCGAGGGGCAGAATCTTGGTGCTGCGATCAGAGAGCGTCTGACGGCGCTTCCGACCGGTATCTATACGCCCACCCCGGAGACGCTGCCCATTCCCGTGCAGGAGCAGCGGGAGCAGCGTGCATCCATGGGGTTCTATGTAGAGGATGGGGCACTCTGTTTTGTGGATACGGAGGGCGCGCGCAGCGTGCCCGAGATGTCCGATAAGGATCGGGCGCGTGTGATCTCTGCCGTCCATCTGCGCGATGCGGGTCATGCACTCCTGAGCGCGCAGCAGGAGGAGTGTTCCAATGAAGAACTCTATGCGCTCCAAAAGAAGCTCACGGAGCGTTATGAGGATCATGTGCGCCGCTATGGGCGTATTGTGCAGGATAAGACACTCAAAAAACTCTTCGGCGTCGATCCCGGCAGCAACTTCATCGCAGCGTATGAAATCTATGACAGCAAGAAGAACTTCATCCGCAAGGCGGATATTTTCACTGAGCGTACCATCGTCCCGCAGCGCGTCCCGACCGAGGCGGAGAGTGCAGCCGATGCCCTGACGATCTCCATGCAGCAAAAGGGCGGCGTTGATCTCTCCTATATGGCAGAACTTACGGGAAAGCCCGCAAGCGACCTCATCAGCGAACTCGAATTCAAGCAGATTTTCTACGATGAGGCAGAGGGCTATGTGCAAGCGGACGCCTATCTCTCCGGGGATATTCGTGGAAAGATGGAAGCCCTCGAAAAAAGGCGCGCTGCCATCGAAAAGGAGCTTGCAGAAGGGAGCGGCGCGGAGGCGTCGCCGGAAGCGCGCACTGCGCTCGAAGCGCAGCTTTTCCGTATTCAGAAAAACTACGCCGCACTTGATGAGGTCAAGCCGAAAGATTTGGAGATCGGCGACATTTCCTGTGGACTCGGCGTGTCATGGCTACCCACGCGCTATATCGAGCAGTTCATCGAGGAGAAATTCCAGCCGGGGTGGTCTGTTGCGGTCGCGTATTCCCCCGAGACAGGCGAATGGCAGGTGAAGCATCCCGCAGACGCGCGCCGCAACCCTGCAACAATGCGCTGGGGGACGAAGGAAAAGGATGCCTATGAGCTTCTGAGCGGGGCACTCAACTTTCGGACGCCTGTCGTCTATGTCCCAACAGACGATGATAAAAAGAAGATCGTGGATCGCGAAAAGACCATCGCAGCGCAGATGAAGCAGCAGGAGATCAAGGATGCGTTTCAGGAGTGGCTCATCCAAGACACGCAGCGCGTACAGTTCATCACTGACTACTACAACCGCAATTTCAACAACATCCGTCCGCGTGAGTACAGCGGCGCCCATCTGCATTTTCCGGGGATGTCGAACTCTATTTCCCTCAACGCGCACCAGAAGGACGCCGTGGCACACAGCCTTTACGGCGGCAGCACGCTTTTCGCGCACTGTGTCGGTGCGGGCAAGACCTTCGAGATGGTGGCGTCCATCATGGAGGCGAAGCGGCTCGGCATCTCGCACAAAGCACTGATGATCGTTCCGGGACATCTGACGGAGCAGACAGGCGAGGAGTTTCAGCGGCTCTACCCACAGGCGAAAATCCTCGTTGCGACAAAGAAGGACTTCGAGAAGCAGAATCGGCGGGAATTCATCGCGCGCGTCGCCACGCAGAACTGGGACGCCGTCGTGATGAGCTACGAGCAGTTCAAGCGGATCAAGGTCTCGCAGGAGCGGCAGGAGGCACTCTATGCGTCCGAGATCGAGCGCATACGGGAAGCCCTTGAAAGCGAGAATGTCATTCGGTCAGGGGACAAGCCGCACAGCGTTCGTCAGCTTGAGAAAAAGAAGAAGAGTCTCGAGGCGAAGCTGGAGAAATTGCAGCAGGAAGGAGAAAAGAACAGGGAGGGCGTGATCGACTTCGAGGAACTCGGCGTTGATCGGCTCTGTGTGGATGAAGCGCATTATTTCAAGAACCTCTACACGCCGACGCGGCTTTCCGGTGTCGCCGGTATTGGTACGAGTGAATCAGATCGCTCATGGGATCTTTATCTCAAGTGCCAGTACATCAACGAGATCACGAACAACAAGGGCGTGATCTTTGCGACCGGCACGCCTGTCTCCAACTCTATGACGGAACTATTTACGATGCAGCGCTATCTCGCCGCGCCCCGTCTTTCCGCGCAGAAGCTCTCCCATTTTGACGCATGGGCGGCAAATTTCGGCGAGATCACCGTGGGCTTAAAGCCGGAAGGCAGGGATTATCAGCTCAAAACACGCTTCGCCAAATTTCACAATCTGCCCGAACTCATGAATATGTTCAAGGAGTTCGCCGACATCCGTACATCGGATATGCTGAAAGGGACAATCAAAGTCCCCGAAGCAGAGTATGTTGTCGAACGCATCCAGCCCTCCGATGAGCAGCGGGAGATCATCGACACGCTTGCCATGCGCGCGCAGGACATCCGCTCCGGCAAAAAGAACCGCGTGCCCAAGGTGGACGGTGGAATGACGGAGGACAGTATGCTCCTCGTCACAAACACAGGGCGCAACCTCGCCCTCGATCCGCGCATCATTCATCCCGGGCTGCCCGATCACAAGGACAGCAAGGTCAACCGCTGCGTCGAGAACGTCCTTGCCACCTATCGGGGGAATATGGAAAACAAAGGGACACAGATCATCTTCTGCGACCAGTCCACGGCGACCGGCAAGGGCAAGGGCGGCTTCAACGTCTATGACGACATTCGGACAAAGCTCATCAGGGCGGGCATTCCGAAGGAGCAGATTGCCTTTGTGCAGGAGATGAAGACGGAGAAGCAGAAGGATGCGCTCTTTCAGAAAGTGCGCGAGGGCGAGGTGCGCGTCCTGCTCGGCTCGACCGATACGCTCGGTGTCGGGACGAACGTGCAGCATAAACTTGTTGCGACGCATGATCTCTCTGTGCCGTGGCGACCTGCCGATCTTGAGCAGCGGATGGGGCGTATCATTCGCCCCGGCAACGAAAATGAGAAGGTCAAGATTTTCCGCTATGTCACCGAAGGGACATTTGATGCCTATATGTGGCAGATCGTAGAGAACAAGCAGCGCTTCATCTCTCAGATCATGACCTCGAAGACACCCGCGCGCTCGATGCAGGACGTGGATGAGACCGTTCTCAGCTATGCGGAGATCAAGGCGATTGCAACGGGCAATCCCTTCATCAAGGAGAAAATGACGCTAGAAAACGACCTCTCGCGCATTCAGATTGCGAAATCTGCCTATCTCAGTCAGCAGCAGCATCTCCAAAATCTCATTCATCGGGACTATCCCGCGCAGATCAAGGAGAAGAAGGAGGCGCTGGATCGGCTCTTGGACGATCAGCAGCGCATGGAGGAGCATACACTACAGATCGACGGGAAAGAGTCTTTTGCAATCACGATGAACGGCGTACTCTACACCGACCCGAAGGAAGCGGGGAAAGCATGGGGCGAGATGCAGAAGGTTGCCGGGGCGATGCTACGCTTTCAGGGCGAATACAAGGGGCTGAAATGCCGCGTCGTCATCGACCACATGACGCAGACGCCCATGCTCGCGCTCTACCACAAGTCGACCTATCGCGTGCGGATCGGCGAGCGACCGCAGGACACCTTCACGCGGCTGAAACATCTGTCCGATACCATTGTCGAGCGCATTACGAAGCAGAAAGAGGACATTGTGCAGACGGAGAACAATCTCGTCCGCGCGAAGGAGGAGCAGGGACGCCCCTTTGCCCATGCAGCGGAGGAGCGCGAGAAGACTGCGCGCCTGAGAGAGCTGGAAGGACTGATGCGCGCATCCGAGGAAGAGTCAATCGCTGCGACCGCTGTGCCGGCGTATAAAAAGCTGCCGGAAAAGTCATTTGCTGCCCGCATCGACGAGATTGCCCGCAGCAAGCAGCGCAGGACTGCGCCACAGCGAGCAGCAGCGGCGAGATAG
- a CDS encoding HipA domain-containing protein has translation MVDLSHVEWIPNRFGGSESKWAMEYDGKLYMVKFPDPNRAPKQTTLSYINNHYSEYIGCHIFQMLGIPAQNTFLGRGTPPNSKREKTVVACEVFCQDKPGCLIEFSKFFLHETDSQKRNKTTIEDVMRVIEEDVTIKNKEQLKKFFWDMFVVDALIGNGDRHLDNWGVIEAPDRSLSPAPIYDCGSALSPLSSDEKKATLLESDGSFKNTEYNLCSVYRYQGKRVFYHEIFKNPPEDLRRAIQRIVPRIKAASARIDDLIDRTEGLSDISKEYMKKSLALRREQILLPALKKCNEKDHTSARGAGR, from the coding sequence ATGGTTGATTTGAGCCATGTGGAATGGATACCGAACCGCTTTGGCGGGTCTGAGAGCAAATGGGCGATGGAATATGATGGAAAACTATACATGGTAAAGTTTCCAGATCCGAATCGAGCGCCGAAGCAGACGACACTGAGCTATATCAACAATCATTATTCGGAGTACATTGGATGTCACATCTTTCAAATGCTTGGGATTCCCGCACAAAATACCTTTTTGGGACGCGGAACGCCGCCCAACAGCAAGAGAGAGAAGACTGTTGTTGCCTGTGAGGTGTTTTGTCAGGACAAGCCCGGCTGCCTGATTGAGTTCAGCAAGTTTTTTCTGCATGAAACAGACAGTCAGAAACGGAACAAAACTACGATTGAAGATGTTATGCGTGTGATTGAGGAGGATGTGACAATAAAAAATAAAGAGCAGCTAAAAAAATTCTTTTGGGATATGTTTGTCGTGGATGCGTTGATCGGAAATGGTGATCGTCATTTAGATAATTGGGGTGTTATAGAAGCGCCGGACAGATCACTTTCACCTGCCCCTATATACGATTGCGGATCTGCACTTTCCCCCTTGTCCTCTGATGAAAAAAAGGCGACTCTTTTAGAAAGTGACGGCAGCTTTAAGAATACCGAGTATAATCTGTGTTCTGTATATCGCTATCAAGGAAAACGAGTCTTTTATCACGAAATCTTCAAGAACCCGCCGGAAGACCTGCGTCGTGCCATTCAGCGCATTGTGCCACGGATCAAGGCGGCATCCGCACGGATCGACGACCTCATCGACCGCACAGAAGGGCTTTCAGACATCTCCAAAGAGTACATGAAAAAGTCCCTCGCCTTGCGCAGGGAGCAGATTCTTCTGCCGGCACTCAAGAAGTGCAACGAAAAAGATCATACATCTGCGCGCGGCGCGGGCAGATAA
- a CDS encoding peptidoglycan DD-metalloendopeptidase family protein gives MKRSIFVLLLLLVHHLLFAVSAFAYNEDTGALDREGKKGMMRGAMICPVLKGGQPYMVVTSPQGWRIHPITGNQSYHKGVDLDADMGDDIVAAAAGTVILAGWVDGYGNTVMINHGGDLTTLYGHNSSVVVSDGQSVQQGQLIAKAGSTGNSTGPHCHFEVLPDGDSAVDPGLYVPGLLELERAEGGGNIDGHAPHTDSHGSLVDFVVANDFAKPVYDVIEKTVDLARKGISLVREYIASIFFVLITIDLALGAMAKVTASGGDQEPLMRWIIQRTLFYALCLFLLFEWSDVVGNLSLSGLPVLGGLAGGHGAEGVQASQNALSDPTQIIQKGVSIIAPVINEAMKVEGIMDLVFHGQTALICLVFGGTLFILFCIIGLQIAIAYIEFYLVILFSFTSFTFAGEKHVRKYASNGLNGVFAVSLNIMFFCLFSLMLQTTLEKIAVEGLVTQNTVAEARPSGGGATGAAGEPIKSMQDLMSRIRQVESYYGNYHCDNGLGYYGAYQINKDYWDKWCSDYMNASPSVFLDTDANYTRWTGSGAYDTAPEPTHTAYPWSPKNQDLVAEFVLTGYYLDYGSYEAAARAWTRGTGGMWDAEGTRYWNEVLGKRGDGGGSSEVMRVKAVANIVLLMQLTLITLMFMFFADRVSKFIMTQFGQPGFRLTNEQ, from the coding sequence ATGAAGCGCAGCATTTTCGTCCTTCTCCTCCTGCTCGTCCATCATCTTCTGTTTGCGGTGTCGGCGTTTGCCTACAACGAGGATACGGGCGCGCTTGACCGCGAGGGCAAGAAGGGCATGATGCGCGGCGCGATGATCTGCCCTGTCCTGAAGGGCGGTCAGCCCTATATGGTGGTTACATCCCCGCAGGGATGGCGTATCCATCCGATTACGGGGAATCAGAGCTATCACAAGGGTGTCGATCTCGACGCAGATATGGGGGACGATATTGTCGCTGCTGCCGCAGGAACGGTGATACTCGCGGGGTGGGTGGATGGCTACGGCAATACCGTCATGATTAACCACGGTGGCGACCTCACAACGCTCTACGGGCATAACAGCAGTGTCGTTGTCAGCGACGGACAGTCGGTACAGCAGGGACAGCTCATTGCCAAGGCGGGATCAACGGGCAACTCAACGGGACCTCACTGTCATTTTGAGGTGCTGCCCGATGGCGATTCGGCGGTCGATCCGGGGCTTTATGTCCCCGGGCTGCTCGAACTCGAGCGTGCGGAGGGCGGCGGCAATATCGACGGACACGCACCACATACGGATTCCCACGGCAGTTTGGTGGACTTTGTTGTTGCCAACGACTTTGCAAAGCCCGTCTACGATGTCATCGAGAAGACGGTCGACCTCGCACGCAAGGGCATTTCTCTCGTGCGGGAGTATATCGCCTCCATCTTCTTTGTCCTCATCACGATTGATCTCGCCCTCGGCGCGATGGCGAAGGTGACCGCCTCGGGGGGCGATCAGGAGCCGCTCATGCGCTGGATCATCCAGCGGACACTCTTCTATGCGCTCTGTCTCTTCCTCCTCTTTGAGTGGAGCGATGTGGTCGGCAATCTGTCTCTCTCGGGACTGCCCGTCCTCGGCGGGCTTGCGGGCGGGCATGGTGCAGAGGGCGTACAGGCGTCGCAGAACGCGCTGTCCGATCCGACACAGATCATCCAGAAGGGCGTCTCCATCATTGCGCCTGTCATCAACGAGGCGATGAAGGTAGAGGGCATTATGGATCTCGTCTTCCACGGACAGACGGCGCTTATATGTCTTGTCTTCGGCGGAACGCTCTTCATCCTCTTCTGCATCATCGGCTTGCAGATTGCCATTGCCTACATCGAGTTCTACCTCGTCATTCTCTTCTCGTTCACGTCCTTTACCTTTGCGGGGGAAAAGCATGTCCGAAAGTACGCCTCCAACGGGCTGAACGGCGTCTTCGCCGTCTCCCTCAATATCATGTTCTTCTGCCTTTTCTCCCTCATGCTGCAAACGACACTGGAAAAAATTGCGGTCGAGGGACTCGTGACGCAGAACACCGTCGCCGAGGCGCGTCCGTCCGGGGGCGGTGCAACGGGCGCAGCGGGCGAGCCGATCAAGAGTATGCAGGATCTCATGAGCCGCATCCGTCAGGTGGAATCCTACTACGGCAATTACCACTGTGATAATGGACTCGGCTATTACGGTGCGTATCAGATCAACAAGGACTACTGGGACAAATGGTGCAGCGACTATATGAACGCCTCGCCGAGTGTCTTTCTTGATACGGATGCGAACTATACGCGCTGGACGGGGAGCGGCGCGTATGATACCGCTCCCGAGCCGACGCATACCGCATACCCGTGGTCGCCGAAGAATCAGGATCTCGTTGCCGAGTTTGTCCTAACGGGCTACTATCTCGACTATGGCAGCTACGAAGCCGCAGCGCGTGCATGGACACGCGGGACAGGAGGAATGTGGGATGCAGAAGGGACACGCTACTGGAACGAGGTGCTCGGCAAACGCGGCGACGGCGGCGGCAGCAGCGAGGTCATGCGCGTCAAGGCGGTTGCGAACATCGTCCTCCTCATGCAGCTCACGCTTATCACACTCATGTTTATGTTCTTTGCCGACCGCGTGTCGAAATTCATCATGACACAGTTCGGACAGCCGGGCTTCCGTCTGACCAACGAACAATAA